atgtaatattcatgtatttttataacattgcaccctGCGTGATTATGCATTGGTCTATATAGTTTGATGGTCTATTTATATGGGTGTGCAGACCCTAATGTACATatagagcagctgagactgacactacagatgtaaacacagcctcacagcatggctgtgatttatgagggattgcagagtgcagggggaccttagtggggtttgggatagcaacagaggctgggctgtataggcagatccagcctctgtatgcagataacattctttaaacacacctcgggttctctttaacatctttATAGCATGTATTACTTTATGAAAGATTGTGTTTGCCAACTACTTTTTGATGTGGATTGCCTGAAGCACTCCTCAGCTAAAAAATCTAGAATTGTTTTACAAACATGCCTTTTCTAAAACAAACATATTCAAGCTGGTTGTGCGTTTTGTTTTTCACTCAAAACTTCAGGATTTTAAAGTACCCCCCCTGCAGTATGCATACCATGTGCTGAGAGCCTAGTTTCTAGGGAATCTCAGTGTgactgagggccagtgcacaccaaaaagcacaagtgcaatcgcaaatgctcagtgctttttgaagtgaggtttcagagcgattctaggcatgtaccTAGCAATGTTTGGAGCAGTTTGGTgtagtgttttatttttgttacagtagagctggaactgaacagcttctgtaacaaaaacgattggaaaatcgctctgttctagctCTTTCCAGAgcgactttcctatacttaacattgaggctaaatCGTCTaagaaaagcagggctgtggagtcggagtcgtgcaattttgggtgcctggagtcggagtcgggaaaaaatgcaccgactccgactcctaatgaatttgtaactgtaattaaaatagaaaatatgataaaatgttctatttctcagataagtcattaaaaataatgtgtatatatacagtaatagctgtgctttgtccacaaaaatgaaataaaccaatcaaaattagttacttgtgctgcttcaataaagcagtccccgtatttttaaggccagatatacatatctgattgtgactatatatgatgtgtacacaggaatctcttaaatatactaaataacatctatgctgtaagaataaagcctgatttgtagctgtgtcactaatagagatggtcaacgagatggaaataattccgcattgatgctgatttatgcaaatgtatgcactccctttgctgatgaaatcaaataatttgatatgttattaaaatttggtttggtgactacaaattaaagggtaactgagacggatgaaaagtaaagttttatacatacctggggcttcctccagcccccttcaggctaatcaatccctcgctgtcctccaccacccggatcttctgctatgagtcctggtaattcagccagtcagcgcagtccggccgcatgccgctcccacagccaggaacatactgcacctgcgcaatagtgctgcacaggtgtagtatgctcctggcggtgaagtgtgtgcatgcgcacctacgcctgactggctggtggaggaggacaacaagggactgattatcctgaaggcggctggaggaagccccaggtatgtataaaactttaatttcatctgtctcaggtttactttgttacacagtagtactatactctacatatgcactccccacagagctgcagggaatccactgagaatgctgtgcacattgaacaccgaggtgttgtctgtttacaatctcctcattccatgcagagtacctgcacatcattcttacatgtacccacacttacattgcctagggcctgatagatgttctttgttctggcctgtaccttttacaagtactcttaccaaggactagttttagtctaaagggaataaatatagtagtctacatatgcttctcacttcagttgtcttgtaaaattcctaagcgttggcagttgagacgaatttcatgttacatacttttaatcaacaaaattgcaatatgcaaattagaggagtcggagtcgtggagtcggtggaatcctaaactgaggagtcgggagtattTTTGGACCGACCACAGCCCTGAAGAAAAGTCCAgagatgctgcaggacccacgtttgggagaaaattacatcactctggtgtgatccatcccattaaaatacattaaccAAGCACTTGTTGAGAACACACTTCAAAATTACCCGAGAACTCTGCTGGAACTGCAAAGCATCACAAAATGCCAGAAATCTCTTGCAAGTGTGTACAAGCTGGGAAAGGCCCTTCCCTGCACCGGAATCAGCATGCACGCTGAAGCGAACACTAAGGCAATTTGGCTTAACTGCACAGGCTCATCAGAAACCAAATTTTACACACAAATCAGCTGAAATTTACAGCAACAGGCAAGTATGCCTATAGAGATGCTCATCTTCAATAACACCATGCTTAGTATTATCTCAAAAGTTCCTAGCTAGTAGTACAGAATGGGAGGGAAGAAAGCTTGACAATGGGGCACTATGGAAGACATTTAACGGTATAAgactgcaaatctgttttgctattccgattttccctgaatgcaatcaacagaaaaactgaggaaaaaaacgcagcatgcagtaactatTAAATCGGCATCGGGTGTAAAAaccgatataaaaaaaaaaacacatggaatCGCAGCATGCAGGCAGGAGCCTTTGAATTGCATGCTGTACTACTTTACAAGGCCCATGAAAACCCTAGGAGTCAGATTGCCTTAAGGGATACCCGAGAGGAATAGTGTACCTGGGGCtatcctccagccccttcagacAGCATAGGACCAAACAGCCTgaagggggactggaggaagcaccaggtaagtatggaatccTGACACActatttgtctctggtacactttaaagtttacAGCTGGTTCCTAACTTTACTTTCTAACTACTGTTAAAGGAGCTGGTTGCCAACATTGTTCGTATGGCTTCTAAATTCCATATTTGTCTACCCTTGTCCTATACACCAAAGCAGTCTAATGTTTCACTATGCATTATGTAGCATTCAATAGGGACTTTGATCAAACAGTAAATATAACCCATGACAAAGCTGCCGGTTGAGTGGAAAGATAGCCTATCTCGTAAGGGCTGgcggccagaggagcagcaccctttAAGTAATGAGGATATTTCCCCTCCCCCAATACCAAACCATTATAAAAAACTCTAATGTGATGGTTTGTTTTAATTGCacaaaaagcataaaaaaaaaaaaaaaaaccagggcAGATTTATCAATGCCAGAGCAAGGAAACCTGAAGCGGAACTGGTACAAAAATGGATATGTACAAATTAAATGTTCTGGCTAGTCGCTCCAAGCGACTGTTCCATTTTTTACACCAGATTTAGTCCAATTCTCCTTGCattggttttgataaatctgccccagtGGTACTCATTTCAATTTTCAGGAAAAATAGGAGGCGCCCTTAGACATATCAGCAGTAGGTAATATGTTAGTATGATATAGGAAGGAAGGTTCTCGTGTTCCTACCTTATAGTAGTGAATCTCACACGTAAGGTAGTAGTAAATACTTCTTAAATTTTATTGgggcacaaatgacaacgcgtttctcggctacagccgcttcatcaggtctgtGGGTGTGCCTTAGAATTAGTGTCACTATctcgtagtagtagtagtatttactACTACCTTACGTGTGAGATTCACTACTATAAAGGTAGGAACACGAGAACCTTCCTTCCTATATCATACTAACATATTACCTACTGCTGATATATGTCTACGGGCGCCTCCTATATCTCCTGAGTCTTTGCCACCCCTGTATAGGGGAGTGTACACTTGGAAGGATTCCAAGTGACCAACTTTACTTGGAGCTGCAACCTAACCTACTAtcagaagcaaggccgagtgcggatggtacttcctcacatgcgagAAAGGTGGTTGCTTTCTAtagcaacccaattttgtgagtatatctctgtTTTTATACACATATCCTGGTGTCCctttgataatacaccagatcgggctcccggtcttcctgtgttttttgtttttcacaagAATCATTTCAATTTTCAACTTTATACTCTAGGTTTATACATACATCCAATCTTGACTGGCCAGTTTTACCATTTCCATACAGTACAAGAGCTGACTTATACAACCAGttcataatattcaaaatctgttcgacctcatactacattgaagtagtaaaattggccactcaagactggatgtgtgtaccaggataTACTTTCAACGTCAAGCTTTAATCTTATTAATAAGGCATAGTAAAGATTTTACCTGGTACGCGCCATGTGATTTCCCATCAGAGTTCGAGTTGAATCAatgatttccgacaggtccagtcTAATTTCCactgatttttctgatcgattttgtacagtaataggaaaatcgatcagaaaaatgtttggaaatcagatcagacctatcggaaattattgattccacacgaaatctgccaggaaattgcatgatgtgtaccaggcattacaggcTTTCAGCAGGAAAAGCTTAACTGGCCATACAGGCAAGACAGATATATCAAATCCATGCTGCACAGTCAGTGACTATCAACAACAGTGTTATAAGTATGCAGATGTAGTTGTCAGAGGAGCTGGCTTACTACTGCCTAGAATTTTGGATGCCAGTctggtttaggggacccagcaggaaacctcatgggaaaaagttctccaatcacagcaccctgtaCAGCAGGAAATAAGTGTTTGTGTTATCCATTTCAgcccgctaataactttatcactacttatcaaaatgTATTATTCTATATGTAATTTTTTCAGCCACtaattttgggtggtacattttgctaagaattatattttttgtataaatgcattttaacagaaattttaagaaaaaaaatgaggtacttatccattagccgggcgcatccggcaggtgtcgCTGTTGCTAATTCCAATGATAATTGCTTCACGTAACAAAACTGAATGTTAACGCCGCGGGTGGAGCTAATTGCATTCCTAGTTATGATAACAATATGTGTATTAAAAAAAGTGATTTAATTAACTGAgaaataagccggcggcaatgtaacagatcaagcgcCGGCTTAGTGTCTCGctcttcctccccccttgccctctcttcTATAgagcccttggggggggggggggggggggggggggggggggggggggggggggaggcatgcgtgtcccccagagtcgtttgtcgcggcagggaatcctgcctgtTTTATtgcgacaaacgactctgggggtcccccccccagggctgccagtgttctatactagagagggcaaggggggaggagagcgagacactaagccggcggcttgatctgttacattgccgccggcttatttcTCATTTAATTAAATCACTTTTTTAATACACATTGTTATAACTAGGAAAGCAATTAGCGCCACCCGCGGCGTTTCATTCACAGTTTtgttacgtgaagtaattatcaTTGGAATGAGTaaaaacagcgccacctgccagatgcacccagctaacggataagtaccaaaaatggaaaaaaataatttgtcagttttcggccattatagctatagctttaaaataatacatgctaccataatgaaaacctatgtgttttatttgcctatttgtctcggttattacaccatttaagtttgtccctatcacaatgtatggcaccaatattttatttggaataaaggtgcattttctcagttttgcgttcatcactatttttccataaaaaaattaatttgggtaatttttgttgggaaaaaaaaccagttaatttttaatgtcgtGTCTAAATTGTCttcaaaaatgtatgtagatgtagttttaactAGCTTCCCGGAAGCACAAGGCGGacgaagaactttttttttttctcagaaaaaCTGCGGCCTCTGATTAAGAGGCCGTTCACTGATCCCCCGTGCTGTTCAGGGCTACCGGGAAACAGCGTgccactgcagcagagcagctgcctgGGCGTGatgatcacgtccgggcggctgaaatcattaaagaggaactgtcgcgaaaatcttaaaactcctacaaataagtacatttctcccagagtaaaatgagccataatttactttctcctatgttgctgtcacttacagtaggtagtagaaatgtgacattacagacaggttttgggctagcccatctcttcataggggattcccagcatggtctttattctttataaagacaatggcctcaattcactaaccttaaagaggaactccagtgaaaataatgtagtaaaaagaagtgcttcattttttaccataattatggataaatgatttagtcagtgtttgctcattgtaaaatctttcctctcccagattcacattctgacatgtattacatggtgacatttttactgtgggcaggttatgtagctgctcctagctgttttggctgttagagagctgtaaacagctaattcctgtctgtgaacattgttacattgtggcagtttgcccagagtaccgcggtactcagagcttcttgtgggaggggtttcagcacaaaatcagtcatacagcgccccctgatggtctgtttgtgaaaagcattatatttctcatgtaaaagggggtatcagctactgattgggataaagttcaattctaggttggagtttctctttaactcctgtctttaataaaactcttctgagctgttttacagttatcaccatggtgatacaaTTGTGATAACtgcaaaacagctcagaagagttattaaagacaggcgttaaagagaacccgaggtgtgtttaaagaatgttatctgcatacagaggctggatctgcctatacagcccagcctctgttgctatcccaaaccccactaaggtccccctgcactctgcaatccctcataaatcacagccgcgctgtgaggctgtgtttacatctgtagtgtcagtctcagctgctccccccgcctcctgcatagctccggtccctgcccccgtcccttccctccaatcagcagggagggaagggatgcaggcggggactagagttctgcaggaggcagggagagcagcagactgacactatagagataaacacagccagctctgacaagctgtttgtcagcagcgtggctgtgatttatgagggattgcagagtgcagggggaccttaggggggtttgggatagcaacagaggctgagctgtataggcagatccagcctctgcatgcagataatattcttcaaacccacctcgggttctctttaagagtagtgaattgaggccattctctgaaaataattaatacaaagatgctggccagcctccctgcacactattttggcagttggacggagcaactgccattcactaaatgcttttaaaaataaagaaaaccctgagaacccccctagaagaagatgggctagtccaaaacctgttgataatgtcacatttctactgtaagtgacagcaacataggagaaagtaaattatggctcattttcctctgggagaaatgtacttatttgtaggagttttaagattttcgcgacaattcttatttaaagcggatcagagatgaaaaactaactataacaagtaacttgtctatatatcggatttaaagtttagatagtttgcacagcaaatctagctgcaaacagctttaatagaaaattattatttcttcctgagatacaatgacagcagccatgttgtttgtaaacattacatagaagcaggcttatctgtatcttgagccatccgcctgtgaaaaaaaaaacgaatcccccctcctccctctgaaatcaatggctagtaacacctcctcctcctgcccagactgagctcctatgagcccttgctactgccaagactctctgaaaccctgtgggcgtggtttatttagtttttagagaattagagtattaaaaaaaaaatatttggcttgaggaatgccctataaacaataggaaaggaacacaattatgcaatgtgtaaaagttcacctcagatccatTGCGAGTGGCCGAATAGTTTGGGTGCagttttactacaacctatccaaGATTTGAGGTCAAGCATAAGggtacgtacacacatccaattttgattttaccacttccatatgcTAACCGATTCACAATCACACTTGTCACTGTGCTACGATTCAATGGTCGTCATTGCAGGCATACTCGGCTACCAGAACAGATGCGGCACCTGTGCtgatgaaaatttgcatttgtatCCCTATGCCGtgtcatgcacagctatgggcatTCGGAAGTATACAGTGAAACCTGTATGCATTCTTTTTCTTGCCTACATGCAATTTggatgcagcctattgatttcaataagcAGTGGTTTTGCATCGCAATTTGTGTGCTGAAGAGGTCTGGGATTtgcagctttaaaggggttctttcgcgaaaaaagtaggcagttaaaaaatgtgacagatgacaggttttgggccagtccatctcctcatgggggattctcagggctttctttgttttcaacagcatttcctgaacagcagtttaactgccaaaatagcaagataccagccggcctccctaatcacttgcacactattatgtcagttagattttgcaactgttgttcaggaaatgccgtTGAAaacgaaagccctgagaatcccccttaaaaagatagactggcccaaaacctgtcatctgtcacattttttaactgcctactttttttcgcgaAATAACCCCTTTAAGAAATAGGACCTACTTCAAATCTCcattcataaaataaaaaatgatgtcAATCTTTTTCAATATTACTTACTTGTAAGTCCAGGCTCCACCAGCCACAATTTTCATGCAAGAACCGCAGTGCCAGATTCCAACAGCCTTCCTCTTCATTTTGGTCTGAGGAAAAAGTAATCTTGTTAATTCCCAAAGTACTATACAGATTACAGCAAACGTCTTACTTTTAAGTTCAACCAACAAGCAGGCATTACCTTGCCACAGAAGGAGCATGTGTACTTAGCATGTTGGCTAATTTCAATTTTCTTAACCATCTTCCTCAGGGAAGCACCATAACGGGTCCCATATTTACC
This DNA window, taken from Hyperolius riggenbachi isolate aHypRig1 chromosome 3, aHypRig1.pri, whole genome shotgun sequence, encodes the following:
- the LOC137563162 gene encoding large ribosomal subunit protein eL43, with the translated sequence MAKRTKKVGIVGKYGTRYGASLRKMVKKIEISQHAKYTCSFCGKTKMKRKAVGIWHCGSCMKIVAGGAWTYNTTSAVTVKSAIRRLKELKDQ